Proteins encoded together in one Coffea arabica cultivar ET-39 chromosome 2c, Coffea Arabica ET-39 HiFi, whole genome shotgun sequence window:
- the LOC140035767 gene encoding secreted RxLR effector protein 161-like has protein sequence MAKVPYSNAVGSLMYVMVCTRPDLIHAVSIVSRFIINPRNGHWLTVKRIFRYLMGTSDVGLIYGGDTKCLITGYSDFDYAGDVDSRRSMTGYVCTLGLSVVSWKTTLQPIVTLSTTEAEYMTLTKATKEGIWLNGLVGDLALHQDQANIYCDSFSAACIAKDQVHHERTKHIDVRYHFLRSETRIKVKKIGIADNADTVIVSVQYV, from the coding sequence ATGGCTAAAGTTCCCTATTCTAATGCAGTGGGTAGTTTGATGTATGTCATGGTCTGCACTAGACCTGATCTCATACATGCAGTCAGTATTGTTAGCAGATTTATTATTAATCCTAGGAATGGGCACTGGCTGACCGTGAAGCGAATTTTTCGATACTTGATGGGTACATCTGATGTTGGTCTCATCTATGGAGGTGATACAAAGTGTTTGATTACAGGCTATTCAGATTTTGATTATGCTGGAGATGTTGATAGTAGGAGGTCGATGACTGGTTATGTTTGCACTCTTGGACTTTCTGTAGTTAGTTGGAAAACAACTCTACAACCTATAGTAACTCTGTCCACTACTGAGGCAGAGTATATGACACTGACGAAGGCTACTAAAGAGGGAATTTGGTTAAATGGGCTTGTTGGAGATCTTGCCCTACATCAGGATCAGGCTAATATATATTGTGATAGTTTCAGTGCAGCATGTATAGCCAAGGATCAAGTTCATCATGAGAGGACTAAACACATTGATGTCCGATATCACTTCTTGAGATCTGAGACAAGAATCAAGGTGAAGAAAATTGGCATTGCTGACAATGCTGACACTGTGATAGTTTCAGTGCAATATGTTTAG